A single Macaca mulatta isolate MMU2019108-1 chromosome 11, T2T-MMU8v2.0, whole genome shotgun sequence DNA region contains:
- the DEPDC4 gene encoding LOW QUALITY PROTEIN: DEP domain-containing protein 4 (The sequence of the model RefSeq protein was modified relative to this genomic sequence to represent the inferred CDS: inserted 4 bases in 3 codons; substituted 3 bases at 3 genomic stop codons) yields the protein MVPEEEPARELVAVLLTPRFRRLGSQNELPGPGLNGPSSMNRRGGFCRKRRTCGPVYPSQRCSEGRSGPFQATQLWDGIIHSLQAQVKIKRRRHRLRTYEDCFTGSDAVNVVLSRRMQNTCLSSNEISRLKGVRLCQVLMNHKVFEPVGMKKLFKKEKELEFEDSNXRLYTFLGNKSSYNCCKRQKDAENEFNDEIKPKETLKPEYEMISNPLAQEIGEERIEELIHTINGNPALCPNITVQKPFLRLSKEDVWKEQTLLCLLXSIHLPFLDNILEPPVKTQNLLLNKEEDLVTANTCLDRKLIPSLCLLNKXPLINNXLNAAIECLEYFPDQLVVIIXQLLQNRNEETRLNSQKILFDVIAKYYAQERDCLLTDEYFDIHSGLIELLENEKRAEALEAIQLYLRLLLPNIREELRRLLTFMAXASKPNAYKLQKQYDNKTVVLKTLAKSVSQTKSLLKVWAEQLVWFLLEYHSELFKVSLAFCLGTFITKLLVSSKKENHSLSK from the exons ATGGTGCCAGAGGAGGAACCAGCACGCGAGCTTGTGGCGGTTCTTTTGACTCCGCGGTTCCGTAGACTTGGCAGTCAGAACGAGCTTCCGGGCCCAGGGCTGAACGGGCCAAGTTCCATGAACCGTAGAGGTGGCTTCTGCCGGAAAAGGAGGACATGCGGCCCTGTATATCCTAGCCAAAGGTGTAGTGAAG gacGCTCTGGTCCTTTTCAAGCTACTCAGCTATGGGATGGTATTATTCACTCTCTTCAGGCccaagtgaaaataaaaagaaggaggCATCGTTTACGAACATACGAAGACTGTTTTACTGGTTCTGATGCTGTCAATGTGGTCTTAAGTCGTCGTATGCAAAATACATGCCTAAGTAGCAATGAGATCTCTCGTCTTAAAGGAGTTCGTCTTTGCCAAGTTCTAATGAATCACAAAGTATTTGAACCAGTAGGAATGAAGAagcttttcaaaaaagaaaaggaattggaATTTGAAGATTCCAA ACGTCTCTACACGTTTCTAGGCAATAAATCATCTTACAATTGTTGCAAAAGACAAAAGGATGCTGAGAATGAGTTCAATgatgaaataaaaccaaaagaaaccTTGAA acCAGAATATGAAATGATTTCAAATCCTCTAGCACAAGAGATTGGTGAGGAAAGAATTGAGGAACTTATTCATACAATAAATGGGAATCCAGCTTTATGTCCAAATATCACAGTTCAGAAACCTTTTCTCCGGCTTTCAAAAGAAG ATGTTTGGAAAGAACAAACATTATTATGTCTTCTTTGATCGATTCACCTTCCATTCTTGGACAATATTTTGGAGCCTCCAGTTAAAACACAAAATCTTCTATTAAACAAAGAGGAAGATCTTGTTACCGCTAATACTTGCCTAGACAGAAAACTTATTCCAAGTTTATGTCTACTGAATAAGTGACCATT GATCAATAACTAGCTTAATGCAGCAATTGAATGCTTGGAGTATTTCCCTGACCAGTTAGTAGTTATAA AGCAGTTACTgcaaaacagaaatgaagagaCAAGATTGAACAGTCAGAAGATACTCTTTGATGTCATAGCAAAATACTATGCTCAAGAGAGAGATTGCCTATTAACTGATGAGTATTTTGATATTCATTCAGGACTTATTGAACTTTTAG aaaatgagaaaagggcAGAAGCACTTGAAGCAATACAACTATATCTAAGATTGCTGTTGCCGAACATTAGAGAAGAATTACGACGGCTACTTACTTTTATGG TGGCGTCAAAGCCCAATGCCTACAAGTTGCAAAAACAG TATGATAATAAAACAGTGGTCCTGAAAACTCTTGCCAAATCAGTTTCGCAGACCAAATCATTATTAAAAGTGTGGGCAGAACAACTGGTCTGGTTTCTACTGGAGTACCACTCTGAGCTCTTCAAGGTATCTCTGGCATTTTGCCTGGGCACTTTTATTACTAAGCTACTTGTgtcaagcaaaaaagaaaatcattcacTTAGTAAATAA